The Piliocolobus tephrosceles isolate RC106 chromosome 2, ASM277652v3, whole genome shotgun sequence genome window below encodes:
- the LOC111542374 gene encoding olfactory receptor 5K2, with protein sequence MAEENHTMKNEFILMGFTDHPELKILLFTLLFVVFFAIYLITMVGNIGMVALIFTHRRLHTPMYIFLGNLALVDSCCACAITPKMLQNFFSEDKRISLYECTVQFYFLCTVETADCFLLAAMAYDPYVAICSPLQYHIMMSKKLCIQMTTGAFIAGNLHSMIHVGLIFRLVFCGSNHINHFYCDILPLYRLSCVDPFINELVLFIFSGSIQVFTIGSVLISYLYILLTIFRMKSKEGRAKAFSTCASHFSSVSLFYGSIFFIYIRPNLLKEGGNDIPAAILFTIVVPLLNPFIYSLRNKEVISVLRKILLKIKSQESVNK encoded by the exons ATGGCTGAAGAAAATCATACCATGAAAAATGAGTTTATCCTCATGGGATTTACTGATCACCCAGAGCTGAAGATTCTGCTGTTT ACTCTGCTGTTTGTGGTGTTCTTTGCCATCTATCTGATCACCATGGTGGGGAATATTGGTATGGTGGCACTGATATTTACACACCGTCGACTTCACACACCAATGTACATCTTTCTGGGAAACCTGGCTCTTGTGGATTCTTGCTGTGCCTGTGCCATTACCCCCAAAATGTTACAGAACTTCTTTTCTGAGGACAAAAGGATTTCCCTCTATGAATGTACagtacagttttattttctctgcacTGTGGAAACTGCAGACTGCTTTCTTCTGGCAGCAATGGCCTATGACCCCTATGTGGCTATATGCAGCCCACTGCAGTACCACATCATGATGTCCAAGAAACTCTGCATTCAGATGACCACAGGGGCCTTCATAGCTGGAAACCTGCATTCCATGATTCATGTAGGGCTTATATTTAGGTTAGTTTTCTGTGGATCGAATCACATCAACCACTTTTACTGTGACATTCTTCCCTTGTATAGACTCTCCTGTGTTGACCCTTTCATCAATGAACTGGTTCTATTCATCTTCTCAGGTTCAATTCAAGTCTTTACCATAGGTAGTGTCTTAATATCTTATCTCTATATTCTTCTTACTATTTTCAGAATGAAATCCAAAGAGGGAAGGGCCAAAGCCTTTTCTACCTGTGCATCCCACTTTTCATCGGTTTCATTATTCTATGgatctatttttttcatatacattagACCGAATTTGCTTAAAGAAGGAGGTAATGATATACCAGctgcaattttatttacaatagtaGTTCCCTTACTAAATCCTTTCATTTATAGTCTGAGAAACAAGGAAGTAATAAGTGTCTTAAGAAAAATTCTgctgaaaataaaatctcaagaAAGTGTGAACAAATGA